From Mucilaginibacter gotjawali:
AAGTTTTCAATCAATAAAAGCTGCATTGGCAAACCCGGTGAAGAGCCTGAGGTCCGAGTAATTACAGGTTAGCGAAGAGATCAAAAAAAATAATGGCCCAATGAGAGCGCAGCGAAATGACCGATTACGCGAAGCTAAAAACACCAATGAACAATTGAACCAATGAACTAACAACATGATAAAAAACTATTTAAGGAGCGCTTTTCGAAATATCAAAAGGCACCCGTTTATCTCGTTTATCAATATCTTTGGGTTAACCATAGGTTTAACCTGTTGCTTGCTTATTTTAACGTATGTCATCAACGAAAAAAGTTATGACAGGTACGATAAGAATGCCGATAATATCTACCGCGTTACGCGGATTTTTTATTCAGCGCCGAATGTAGAGAGCCTGCATTTAAGCTCGATAGCCCCCGCATTTGGGCCGGGGTTGAAGCTGGCATTTTCAGATATGAAGGAAATGACGCGTACGCTGCCCGGCGGTGTAACTTCTTTCCGGTATAAGGAAAAAATGTTTAATGAGCGGAATGCTTTTTTTGCCGATGAAAATTTCTTCGACTTTTTTACCGTGCCGGTATTGAAGGGAGATGGGCGTAAAGCATTAACCGAGCCGTATGCTGCCATGCTTACTCCGGATATCGCAAAAAAATATTTCGGCGATGAGGACCCAATGAATAAGCAAATTATCCTCGACGGCAATAAACACGCGTTTACGGTTAAAGGTATCTATAATCCGTTTCCTTTCAATTCGCACATGCATCCGGATATTTTGGTATCATTCAGCACATTAAACGATTCAACTATTTACGGCCAAAAGCAGTTGGCAACCAGTTATGGCAATAACGCTTTTTATACCTACCTGATGTTCCCAAAGGGTTATACAACTGAACGTATTGAAGCACGGTTTCCTGATTTTTTAGACAAATACTGCGCTGCCCTGGGAGCGCCTCCTAAGCTTAAAGTGCACAATACCACTAAACTTACAGCACAGAAGCTGACCGACATCCACCTCACCTCGCACCTGGATGATGAGATCGAACATAACGGCAGTTCGAGACTCGTGTATGTTTTTTCAGCAATAGCTTTGTTTATCCTTCTGATTGCCTGTATCAATTACATGAACCTTTCTACCGCCCGGTCCGCATTGCGCGCCAGGGAAATCGGCATTCGCAAAGTGGTGGGCGCACAGCGCAGGGAAATTATCACCCAGTTTTTAAGCGAGTCGGTCATCGTAACTTATGTGTCGCTCCTGCTGGCATTTGGTATAACCGTGCTGGTGTTGCCGGCGGTTAATAACATGTCGGGCTTGCAGCTTAGCATAGGCAGCCTTCTTAAGTGGTATTTTTTAATCCCCATACTGTTGTTACCCTGTGTTGTAGGCTTGATCAGTGGCGTTTACCCGGCGCTGTTTATGTCGTCGTTTATCCCGGTAAAGGTGCTCAAGGGCTTGTTTAAGGTGCAAACCAGCACATTTTCATTCCGGAAGGTGCTGGTGGTATTGCAGTTTTCTATTTCAATTATTCTGATTGTTGCCACAAGCGTCGTTTTTAAACAATTAAAATTTATCCAGGATAAGGACCTCGGTTTTAATAAGGAGCATGTTTTAACCCTGGTAGGCGCTGGCGCAATGGGCGCCAAATTTGAATCCTTCAGAAATGAGCTGCTGCAAAACCAAAATATTGAAGCAATGGGGCGCTCGTCGCGCATCCCGTCAGGGCGTTTACTGGACGACCAGGGTGCATCTGTTTTGGAGGGGGGCACGTTCCAACCGCTCAAAGTTGATTTGAAGCAGGTTGCAGTTGATGATGGCTTTGTCCCAACCTTCGGCATCCGTATGGCAGCCGGCCGTAATTTTTCACGCGGCATTAAGACCGACTCCAATAAGTTCATCGTCAACGAGACAACCGTTAAAATTTTGGGATGGGGGACCCCGGAAAAAGCCATCAACAAAGAAATAACATATGGTAACGTAAGAGGCAATGTAATTGGGGTGATGAAGGATTTTCATTTCGAGGATCTGCATCAGCCTATCATACCCATGATCCTGATCTGGCAGCCGGTCGGCAGGGTCTCCGTTAAAATCAGCGGGCATAATGTGCCGGCGACAGTAGATTTTATTCAGGACAAATGGAAACATTACCTGCCCGAAACGCCGTTCGATTTTACTTTTCTCGATCAGAAATTCGACCAGCTGTACCGCAGCGAGCAGCAGCAGGGAACCCTGTTCACCATATTTGCCTGTATTGCTATATTTATAGCATGCCTCGGCTTGTTTGGCCTGTCGGCATTTACCATCAGCCAGCGGGTAAAAGAGATCGGTGTTCGAAAAGTTTTGGGCGCCAGCGTACCGCAAATTGTACAGGAACTATCTAAGGAGTTTTTGCTGCTGGTGCTTATAGCGGCGGTACCCGGGCTGGTGGTTGCGGGTGTTTTGATGAATAAATGGCTGCAGGATTTCGCCACACGCACCGATTTAAGCTGGTGGATTTTCGCTTTAGCGGTCATTGTTTCAGGGCTGATAGCGTTTGGAACGGTGAGTTACCAATCAGTTAAAGCAGCGTTGGCCAACCCGGTAAAGAGCCTGCGTTCCGAGTGATCAGAGGTTAGAGATAAGAGGTTAGGAAAAAATCGATAGTTTATAACATTTTCACCAATGAACTAATGAACAATTGAACTAATGAACCCATCATGATAAAAAACTATTTTAAGATCGCACTCCGTGGCTTTTGGAAACACAAGTTGTTTACGCTGATAAATATTATCGGCTTATCCATAGGTATTAGCACATCACTGGTAATTTACCTTATTGTACACTACGATCTCACGTTTGATAAATTTCATCGGGACAGTGATCGTATTTATAGGGTGGTAAGTAATTTTTCATTTCAGGGCCAGCCGGGTTATACACGCGGCGTTTGCGGTCCGCTGCCAGGCGCTATTAAAAGCCAGGCAACCGGCGTCGGTTTTACTTCGCATATTTTTTGTTTAAGCCCTGACGTATTTATTGCGGGAAAAAAAGGGGGCCCCACTAAATTTAAATCACAGGACAGGGTAGTGCTGGCCGATGATGCTTATTTTAAAATATTTGATTATGTATGGCTGGCCGGCTCATCAAAAACTGCCCTTGAAGCCCCCAACCAGGTAGTGTTAACCTCCGAACGGGCAAGGCTTTATTTCCCAGCCTTATCTTACGACCAGATGATAGGAAAAGTGGTTACTTACGACACGCTGAAGGCTACCATTACAGGTATTGTACAAACGATTAAGGAGAATACTGATCTTACTTTTCATGATTTTATCTCTTATAGTTCAGCTACCGCAACCAATGCACTGGGCGATTTGCTGCAGTTAAAAAGTTGGGGCAGTACAAGTTCATCTTCCATTGTTTTTGTCAAACTATCGCCACAAGCCTCTGCAGCCAACGTTCAGCAGCAACTAAACGATATTTTTAAAAAGAACAATCCGCCGCATAAAGGAGTTCCCGCCAATAGTTCCACCAGCTTTGCTTTGCAACCTCTGAATGATCTGCACTTTAACGAAAAATACGGTGCTTTTGACTTTAGCGACACAGCCAGCAAAAATACCTTGTATGGGTTGTTAGTGATTGCGGCCTTCCTTTTACTGTTAGGCTGTATAAACTTTGTTAATTTAACCACCGCCCAGGCAGCGCAAAGGGCAAAGGAAATCGGCATTCGCAAGACCATGGGCAGTAGCCGGGCACAATTGGTTATCCAGTTTTTGAGCGAAACATTCTTCATAACCCTGTTTGCAGTTATTATCTCGATAGTATCAGCGCCGCTAATCTTAAAACTGTTCGCTGATTTTATCTCACCCGCTATTAAGGCAGATTTTATCCACCAGCCGGATATTATCCTGTTCCTCGTTGTCTTAGTGATTACAGTAAGCCTTTTATCCGGCTTTTACCCGGCAATCGTGCTGTCTGGCTATAAGCCAGTGCTTGTTCTTAAAAACCAGGCGCAAAGCAATGGCAGCAAAACAAGAAATGCATGGCTGCGCAAGTCGTTAACGGTTTCGCAATTCGTCATCGCTCAGTTTTTTATTATGGCCACGGTACTG
This genomic window contains:
- a CDS encoding FtsX-like permease family protein, whose translation is MIKNYFKIALRGFWKHKLFTLINIIGLSIGISTSLVIYLIVHYDLTFDKFHRDSDRIYRVVSNFSFQGQPGYTRGVCGPLPGAIKSQATGVGFTSHIFCLSPDVFIAGKKGGPTKFKSQDRVVLADDAYFKIFDYVWLAGSSKTALEAPNQVVLTSERARLYFPALSYDQMIGKVVTYDTLKATITGIVQTIKENTDLTFHDFISYSSATATNALGDLLQLKSWGSTSSSSIVFVKLSPQASAANVQQQLNDIFKKNNPPHKGVPANSSTSFALQPLNDLHFNEKYGAFDFSDTASKNTLYGLLVIAAFLLLLGCINFVNLTTAQAAQRAKEIGIRKTMGSSRAQLVIQFLSETFFITLFAVIISIVSAPLILKLFADFISPAIKADFIHQPDIILFLVVLVITVSLLSGFYPAIVLSGYKPVLVLKNQAQSNGSKTRNAWLRKSLTVSQFVIAQFFIMATVLVSKQIYYALHKDLGFKKDAIIVINSPWKARTVEHNLVLLNKLRAIPEIELVSIGNAAPFSGSTTSTRVSYKDGKKEIQTEVEMKFGDENYLKLYQIKLLAGRTLQASDTSTSFLINNTYARVLGFRDPHDAIGKQIDNINERKRMTIVGVMADFYERSIHSPIKPLAFLISKKDVNQLGGFHIALKPQTPGGDEWKTAIAAIGKAWKEIYPDDDFDYHFYDDTIAQFYSNEQHTSTLLTWASGLSIFISCLGLLGLAIYTTNQRTKEIGVRKVLGATVVQIVRMLSTELVLLILLAFAIVCPIAWYAMNKWMESFTDKTSISWWIFAASAIGMLLAAVITSSFQTVKAAIANPVKSLRSE
- a CDS encoding ABC transporter permease; the protein is MIKNYLRSAFRNIKRHPFISFINIFGLTIGLTCCLLILTYVINEKSYDRYDKNADNIYRVTRIFYSAPNVESLHLSSIAPAFGPGLKLAFSDMKEMTRTLPGGVTSFRYKEKMFNERNAFFADENFFDFFTVPVLKGDGRKALTEPYAAMLTPDIAKKYFGDEDPMNKQIILDGNKHAFTVKGIYNPFPFNSHMHPDILVSFSTLNDSTIYGQKQLATSYGNNAFYTYLMFPKGYTTERIEARFPDFLDKYCAALGAPPKLKVHNTTKLTAQKLTDIHLTSHLDDEIEHNGSSRLVYVFSAIALFILLIACINYMNLSTARSALRAREIGIRKVVGAQRREIITQFLSESVIVTYVSLLLAFGITVLVLPAVNNMSGLQLSIGSLLKWYFLIPILLLPCVVGLISGVYPALFMSSFIPVKVLKGLFKVQTSTFSFRKVLVVLQFSISIILIVATSVVFKQLKFIQDKDLGFNKEHVLTLVGAGAMGAKFESFRNELLQNQNIEAMGRSSRIPSGRLLDDQGASVLEGGTFQPLKVDLKQVAVDDGFVPTFGIRMAAGRNFSRGIKTDSNKFIVNETTVKILGWGTPEKAINKEITYGNVRGNVIGVMKDFHFEDLHQPIIPMILIWQPVGRVSVKISGHNVPATVDFIQDKWKHYLPETPFDFTFLDQKFDQLYRSEQQQGTLFTIFACIAIFIACLGLFGLSAFTISQRVKEIGVRKVLGASVPQIVQELSKEFLLLVLIAAVPGLVVAGVLMNKWLQDFATRTDLSWWIFALAVIVSGLIAFGTVSYQSVKAALANPVKSLRSE